The DNA region CTGCACTATCCACTTGTGGTGGtcgggggcggggaaggggcgggATTgagcccccttcccccctcctccttaCTGCGGAAAGCTGCAGAGCTAAGGGCACTTACTTCCTATTCACCAGTCAGCAGGGAGGGATCCTCTGATCAGCCACGTAGgcattctcttctctctggagGAAAAGGCCCAGCAGCTGTCGGAGGAAAAGGCCCACCAGCTGTCAGAGCAAAGGGACATGTCGCAGCTAAGTAAGAATTTGGGTGATTCGAGTCCCCCGGCCGAGGCCCCTAAGCCTCCGGTCTATAGCCGCCCTACGGTTCTGATGCGGGCTCCGCCCGCCTCCTCTCGGGCTCCACCAGTCCCTTGGGATCCACCTCCGATTGATTTGCAGGCTTCACTGGCCGCTTGGCAGGCACCTCAGCCTGCTTGGGAGGCCCCACAGGGCCAGCCGCCTACCCCAGTGGCTCCGATAGCCCAACCTCCAGCCCTTGGGGGCCCGATGGTCCAGGCTCCCCCTCTGGGAGGCCCGATGGGCAAGCCTCCGACTCCCGGAGTCCTGATGATCCATCCTCCCCCTCCCGGAGCCCCGATAGCCCAGCCTCCGACTCCGGGAGTCCTGATGATGCATCCTTCAGCTCCCGGAGCCCCGATGGCCCATCCTCCCCCTCCGGGGACACCGATGGCCCACCCTCCCCCTCCGGGGACCCCGCTGGCCCACCCTCCCCCTCCGGGGACCCCGATGGCCCATCCTCCCCCTCCGGGGACCCCGATGGTGCATCCTCCCCCTCCGGGGACACCGATGGCGCATCCTCCCCCTCCGGGGACACCGATGGCTCACCCTCCCCCTCCGGGGACACCGATGGCCCATCCTCCCCCTCCGGGGACCCCGATGGCCCAGCCTCCGACTCCGGGAGTCCTGATGGCCCAGCCTCTGACTCCGGGAGTCCTGATGGTCCAGCCTCCTGCTCCGggagccccgatggcccagcctCCGCCCCCAGGAGCCCTGATGACCCAGCCTCCGCCTCCGGGAGCCCCGATGGCCAAGCCTCCTGGTCCCGGAGTCCTGATGATTCATCCTCCAGGTTCGAGAGCTCCGATTACCCAGCCTGCAGCTTCAGGAGCCCCGATGGCGCAGCCAGCGGCCCCACCTGCTCAGCCTCTGGCTTCTTGGGCCCCACAGGCTCAGCCTCTGATTCTGCAAATCCAGTCTCAGGTTATAAGGGCTCCTCCGCAGGTTCCCCAGGGCCCGCAGGCCCCGCCGGCGCAGCTGGCCACACCCCCGGGTTGGCAGGCCACCTCGCCAGGATGGCAAGCCCCGCCACAAGGCTGGCAAGCCACGCCTCTGGCTTGGCAGGCCACGCAGGTCACCTGGCAGGCTCCGACCATTGCCTGGCAGGCACCTCCACCCGTGCGCCAGGGCCCACCACCCATCCGCCCGGGCCCACCACCCATCCGACCTGGTCCTCCGCCGGtgcgccaggccccgcccccgataCGTCAGGCACCGCCGCTGATCCGCCAGGCACCGCCGCCCATCCGGCCTGCCCCACAGGTCCTGGCCACCCCACCGCCACTCTGGCAGGCTCTGCCACCCCCGCCACCGTTGCGGCAGGCACCGCAGGCTAGGCTGCCCACCCCGCAGGTGCGGGCAGCTCCACAGGTGCGGGCGGCACCGCAGGTGCCCACTTCTCCAGCAGCAACACAGGTGCCCACGGCGCCCCCCGCGGGCCCGCAGGCACCCCAGGCTGTGCTGTCGGCCCCCCTGTCTGCTCCACAGGCTGTGCACTGCCCTCCCATCATCTGGCAGGCCCCCAAAGGCCAAGCCCCAGTGCCACACGAGCTGCCGACATCGATGGAATTCCAGGAGGTGCAGCAAGCCCAGGCTCTTGCCTGGCAGGCTTCCAAGGCCCCTGGGCAGTTCTGGCAGCCAGTGCccacccaggaggcccagaggcagggccCACCAGTGGTTCAGCTGGAGCAGCCCTTTCAGGGGGTCCCGGCCTCCCAAAAGGCCCTGCAAATCCAGCTACCCACCCAGCAGGCCCAGCCCACGGGCCCGCAAGCAGAGCTGCCCACCTTGCAACTCCAGCCCTCCTGGCAAGGCCCCCCAGCAGCCTTGCAGGGCCAGCCCGGAGCTCCCTTAGCGGCAGCAAATTTTCCCATGGGCTCCGCTAAATCACTGATGACTCCATCGGGAGAATCCAGGGCCTCCTCAATAGAACGCAGGACCTCTTCAAAGGAACGCAGGACCTCTTCAAAGGAACGTAGGGCTCCTTCGAAGGATCGCATGATCTTTGCTGCCACTTTTTGTGCTCCAAAGGCAGTGTCAGCTGCACGAGCACACCTGCCAACTGCCTGGAAAAACTTGCCTGCCACTTCGGAGACCTTCACTGCCACTTCAAGGGTCTTTCCAACTACCTCCCGGTTCCAGCCTGCCTCTTCTAATGCCTTTCAGGGCCCATCTGCGCCCTCAGAGACCCCAAAGTCACTGCCACTTGCTCTGCAGGATCCATTTGCCTGCATGGAGGCCCTGCCTGCAGTTCCATGGGTTCCACAACCCAGTGTGAATGCTTCAAAAGCATCCCAGGCAGTGCCTACCATCCTGATGGCTACGGCAGCTGCCCCCAAGGCAATGGCCACTACTCAAGAGGCCTCGAAGACCCCTGCTGAGCCTCCCCGTCGCTCTGGAAAAGCCACTCGGAAGAAGAAACATCTGAATACTGAAGAGGACAGCAGTGGCCAAATGCTGCCCCTGCGTGACTGGCAGGCACCAAGACCCTGGGAAAATCTGAACTTGAATGACTGGGAGGTTGAAAACTCTATCCAGGTCCTTGGTGACTGGGAGGGCCCGAGTACCTCCCGTGGCCTGAGTGGCTGGGAGGGCCCGAGCACCTCCCGCATCCTGAGTGGCTGGGAAGGACCCAGCACAACTTGGGCTCTGAGTGCCTGGGAGGGCCCAAGCACTTCCAGGGCCCTGGGTCTCTGGGAAAGCCCAGGTAGCCCTCAGCCCCTGATTATCTCTGAGTTCACCAATCTCTCTCAGGGATTTGGTGTCACCCAGAATGACCCCAAGTTGGAGACTCAGCCATTGTCTCCCTTGGATGAGAGAGCAAATGCATTGGTGCAGTTCCTCTTGGTCAAGGACCAAGCCAAGGTGCCCATTAAGCGCTCAGAGATGGTGAAATTCATCATCCGTGAATATAAAGATGAGTGCTTGGATATCATCAATCGTGCCAACAATAAGCTGGAGTGTGTCTTTGGTTATCAATTGAAAGAAATTGATCCTGAAAACCACTCTTATATTATCATCAACAAGCTGGGACACCATAGGGGTGAACCAGTGGCATCCTATTTAGACAGGCCCAAGTTAGGTCTCCTGATGGTGGTCCTGAGTCTCATTTTTATGAAAGGCAATTGTGTCAGGGAGGACATGATCTTTAGTTTTCTGTACAGGCTTGGGTTGGATGTCCGAGAGACACATGCTCTTTTCGGAAATACAAAGAAACTCATC from Canis lupus dingo isolate Sandy chromosome 3, ASM325472v2, whole genome shotgun sequence includes:
- the MAGEL2 gene encoding MAGE-like protein 2; the protein is MSQLSKNLGDSSPPAEAPKPPVYSRPTVLMRAPPASSRAPPVPWDPPPIDLQASLAAWQAPQPAWEAPQGQPPTPVAPIAQPPALGGPMVQAPPLGGPMGKPPTPGVLMIHPPPPGAPIAQPPTPGVLMMHPSAPGAPMAHPPPPGTPMAHPPPPGTPLAHPPPPGTPMAHPPPPGTPMVHPPPPGTPMAHPPPPGTPMAHPPPPGTPMAHPPPPGTPMAQPPTPGVLMAQPLTPGVLMVQPPAPGAPMAQPPPPGALMTQPPPPGAPMAKPPGPGVLMIHPPGSRAPITQPAASGAPMAQPAAPPAQPLASWAPQAQPLILQIQSQVIRAPPQVPQGPQAPPAQLATPPGWQATSPGWQAPPQGWQATPLAWQATQVTWQAPTIAWQAPPPVRQGPPPIRPGPPPIRPGPPPVRQAPPPIRQAPPLIRQAPPPIRPAPQVLATPPPLWQALPPPPPLRQAPQARLPTPQVRAAPQVRAAPQVPTSPAATQVPTAPPAGPQAPQAVLSAPLSAPQAVHCPPIIWQAPKGQAPVPHELPTSMEFQEVQQAQALAWQASKAPGQFWQPVPTQEAQRQGPPVVQLEQPFQGVPASQKALQIQLPTQQAQPTGPQAELPTLQLQPSWQGPPAALQGQPGAPLAAANFPMGSAKSLMTPSGESRASSIERRTSSKERRTSSKERRAPSKDRMIFAATFCAPKAVSAARAHLPTAWKNLPATSETFTATSRVFPTTSRFQPASSNAFQGPSAPSETPKSLPLALQDPFACMEALPAVPWVPQPSVNASKASQAVPTILMATAAAPKAMATTQEASKTPAEPPRRSGKATRKKKHLNTEEDSSGQMLPLRDWQAPRPWENLNLNDWEVENSIQVLGDWEGPSTSRGLSGWEGPSTSRILSGWEGPSTTWALSAWEGPSTSRALGLWESPGSPQPLIISEFTNLSQGFGVTQNDPKLETQPLSPLDERANALVQFLLVKDQAKVPIKRSEMVKFIIREYKDECLDIINRANNKLECVFGYQLKEIDPENHSYIIINKLGHHRGEPVASYLDRPKLGLLMVVLSLIFMKGNCVREDMIFSFLYRLGLDVRETHALFGNTKKLITEVFVRQKYLEYRRIPYTEPAEYEFLWGPRAFLETSKMLVLRFLAKLHKRDPRCWPLQYFEALAECEAEDLDEDEPGSGDNAGDPTSSSPPR